CATTACTGAGTTATTTTTCATTAGCCGGGAAAATACTTACTTAATCGATATTCTCCAAACACTTTGACCCGTAGTAACAATTAAGTCCAGAGACACACACCTCTTTCCATCAAAATCCAGTGATATGAATAATGGACAACCCTCTTTTCTTTGTCCCCATTAGTGAACCTATGGATGTGTGCAGTGGCGTTACT
The window above is part of the Panthera tigris isolate Pti1 chromosome X, P.tigris_Pti1_mat1.1, whole genome shotgun sequence genome. Proteins encoded here:
- the LOC102964097 gene encoding LOW QUALITY PROTEIN: NADH dehydrogenase [ubiquinone] 1 alpha subcomplex subunit 1 (The sequence of the model RefSeq protein was modified relative to this genomic sequence to represent the inferred CDS: inserted 2 bases in 1 codon), with the protein product MRFEILPRISVMATCLIIPSNATAHIHRFTNGDKEKRVVHYSYHWILMERGXCVSGLNCYYGSKCLENID